A genomic stretch from Acetobacter ascendens includes:
- a CDS encoding adenylate/guanylate cyclase domain-containing protein, with protein sequence MSSEEIIDPTVQHDASIRRVLLHLVLPFVVTVMAVLAIALVGINSYRTTKEGVSTLTHQLMGAVQQYIVQQVTDYILPAATGNLIASGMIEHAPAQVEDKVFYSYGSTMLRKIPQLQSFYLADDEGHFMLIARAAQKGVQEHVRLIEKNGHKYFHHAFWDESGQKISETEDDANDYDPRTRDWYKNTAGTDKVTWSKPHLFPTTSQFVMTSSLRFKTDAGHTMVFATNISLNELSSYLDQIKVGKTGSAMIVDSRGLFIAGKNLTQQAKAAGWDPDKMVLDRNAYPVFALGYDHYRVRGVGPRHVTWDGTDYITIAAALPRYSDSWILLMAAPESDFGSFAHQSSHQSLQFLAIITVFSLVLAGLLVRQVRRTESSTRLLVKQKEQIQRESSAVQQVAVAPRLFDPTVEPLSLTEQLTLVTGARRATLWRFLHDGAAMVCEDAYDQTQNTHSGGFEMARTELGPFFSAIEEGNAFSVENAAVDPRTTRFERLTMRELGTKALAVCPVHGPHGVEGAIMLEDPHLQPHLLYFLDLMAGVAALRFAAQAQLLNNQTDKIVDVGQQVATLDVPAPKSDNMLMKAPEATAVNSASIYPSVAVLVITFSDPVVEGGKQTEALIELINQLAADVQSVAQEEKLFAVEVAGHRMICMAGCLPTPDVTAIVRVADAALKMREIFMASLAAADLEPVFTMGIDYGPAFGGAVGNEPKVFNLWGQTVSLAELMAQGAADPGTIQVTERVYGVLRDRYLFRSRGSFFAPHLGLGRAYTLAARR encoded by the coding sequence GTGTCTTCTGAAGAGATCATAGATCCCACAGTCCAGCACGATGCTTCTATCCGAAGGGTTCTGCTGCATCTTGTTCTGCCATTTGTTGTTACGGTTATGGCCGTGCTGGCCATTGCGCTGGTGGGGATAAATTCCTACCGTACCACCAAGGAAGGCGTTTCCACCCTTACGCACCAGCTTATGGGCGCTGTGCAGCAATATATTGTGCAGCAGGTTACAGATTACATTCTGCCAGCCGCCACCGGTAATCTGATTGCCTCGGGCATGATTGAACATGCTCCTGCACAGGTGGAAGACAAGGTCTTTTATTCTTACGGCAGCACCATGTTGCGGAAGATTCCGCAGCTTCAGTCCTTCTATCTAGCGGATGATGAAGGGCACTTCATGCTCATCGCCCGTGCCGCGCAAAAAGGTGTGCAGGAGCATGTACGCCTGATTGAAAAAAATGGGCACAAATATTTCCATCACGCATTCTGGGATGAGAGCGGGCAGAAAATTTCCGAAACGGAAGATGATGCCAATGATTATGACCCACGCACGCGCGATTGGTACAAAAATACAGCCGGAACAGATAAGGTAACCTGGTCCAAGCCACATTTGTTCCCCACCACCAGTCAGTTTGTCATGACCAGCTCCCTGCGGTTCAAGACAGACGCTGGACATACAATGGTGTTTGCCACCAACATTTCTCTAAACGAACTCAGTTCTTATCTGGATCAGATCAAGGTTGGTAAAACTGGCTCCGCTATGATTGTGGATAGCCGGGGCCTGTTTATTGCCGGTAAAAATCTTACGCAGCAGGCCAAGGCCGCTGGGTGGGACCCGGATAAAATGGTGCTGGACCGCAATGCCTATCCGGTTTTTGCGTTGGGGTATGATCACTACCGTGTGCGTGGTGTTGGGCCACGGCATGTTACGTGGGATGGCACGGATTACATCACCATTGCCGCAGCTTTGCCACGCTATTCTGATAGCTGGATTTTGCTGATGGCCGCGCCCGAAAGTGATTTCGGGTCCTTCGCGCACCAAAGCAGCCATCAGAGCTTACAGTTTTTGGCCATTATTACGGTTTTCTCGCTTGTGCTTGCCGGGTTGCTTGTGCGGCAGGTGCGGCGGACAGAGTCTAGCACGCGCCTGTTGGTGAAGCAGAAAGAGCAGATCCAGCGTGAAAGCTCTGCTGTGCAGCAGGTGGCCGTTGCGCCACGTCTGTTTGACCCCACAGTGGAACCATTAAGTCTAACAGAGCAGTTAACGCTTGTAACAGGTGCGCGGCGTGCCACGCTTTGGCGCTTCCTGCATGATGGTGCTGCCATGGTGTGTGAAGATGCGTACGATCAAACGCAGAACACACATTCCGGCGGGTTTGAAATGGCCCGCACAGAATTGGGACCGTTCTTTTCTGCGATTGAAGAAGGCAACGCGTTCTCGGTTGAAAATGCAGCCGTAGACCCGCGCACTACGCGGTTTGAACGTCTGACCATGCGTGAACTGGGCACAAAGGCATTGGCTGTTTGCCCTGTGCATGGCCCGCATGGGGTGGAAGGCGCGATTATGCTGGAAGATCCGCATCTTCAGCCGCACCTGCTTTACTTCCTTGATCTTATGGCCGGGGTGGCAGCCCTGCGCTTTGCTGCACAGGCACAACTGCTGAATAACCAGACAGACAAGATTGTAGATGTCGGGCAGCAGGTTGCCACGCTGGATGTGCCCGCGCCCAAATCTGATAATATGCTGATGAAGGCGCCAGAAGCCACAGCCGTTAATTCCGCCAGCATTTATCCATCTGTTGCTGTGTTGGTTATCACGTTCTCTGACCCCGTGGTGGAAGGGGGAAAACAAACCGAGGCCCTGATTGAACTCATCAATCAACTGGCGGCAGATGTGCAGTCCGTCGCGCAGGAAGAAAAACTGTTTGCCGTGGAAGTGGCCGGCCACCGCATGATCTGCATGGCAGGTTGCCTGCCCACGCCAGATGTTACAGCCATTGTGCGCGTTGCAGATGCCGCGCTTAAAATGCGTGAAATCTTTATGGCATCACTGGCCGCGGCGGATCTGGAACCCGTGTTTACTATGGGGATTGATTACGGCCCGGCATTTGGTGGCGCGGTAGGGAACGAACCCAAGGTATTCAACCTGTGGGGGCAAACGGTATCTCTGGCCGAGTTGATGGCACAGGGTGCGGCAGACCCCGGCACCATTCAGGTGACAGAGCGTGTTTATGGTGTGCTGCGTGACAGATATCTGTTCCGTAGCCGTGGTTCCTTCTTTGCACCGCATCTGGGTCTGGGGCGTGCCTATACATTGGCGGCAAGGCGATGA
- a CDS encoding MlaE family ABC transporter permease, producing MSGSQQTGGPNLPSDDEPDLILQTDAHKPAKRIPVHEWIRRKLAWIGRLVRRQARFFLVVLGAGWGVIFESFRSHAWRRTVRYEFVTTMNNIIGGGVSASLFAGMLTGVAAVSQVIYWLGLTGLAKMTGSILVNVVIREIAPILVGILLLGRNGMLSATELGLLTIGGQVRSMQSVGMDPFLMLVLPRTLAFTVAGFTLGILFSMSSLITGYVMSRISGVITNPIWTFLDDVAAAMSVTDYAVIPLKFIMVGFVVGLGGCLTGLTATNEDSLRTLLPRGFSRGMLIVMMVSVLFSLDL from the coding sequence ATGAGTGGGAGCCAGCAAACAGGCGGCCCCAACCTGCCGTCGGATGATGAACCAGATCTGATTCTGCAAACAGATGCACATAAGCCTGCCAAGCGTATTCCGGTGCATGAGTGGATACGCAGGAAGCTGGCATGGATCGGTCGGCTTGTGCGTAGGCAGGCACGGTTTTTTCTGGTTGTGCTGGGGGCAGGCTGGGGCGTGATTTTTGAGAGTTTTCGCTCTCACGCATGGCGCCGCACGGTGCGGTACGAATTTGTAACCACCATGAACAACATTATCGGCGGTGGGGTAAGTGCATCACTGTTTGCTGGTATGCTTACAGGTGTGGCGGCTGTTTCTCAGGTTATTTACTGGTTGGGTCTTACCGGCCTTGCCAAAATGACAGGCTCCATTCTGGTCAATGTGGTTATCCGTGAAATTGCGCCCATTCTGGTAGGTATTCTGCTGCTGGGGCGTAATGGCATGCTGTCCGCCACAGAGTTGGGGCTGCTGACCATTGGCGGACAGGTGCGGTCCATGCAGTCTGTGGGGATGGACCCGTTTTTGATGCTGGTTCTGCCGCGCACGCTGGCGTTTACCGTGGCTGGGTTTACGCTGGGTATTCTGTTCTCCATGTCATCACTGATAACCGGGTACGTGATGAGCCGTATTTCCGGCGTGATTACCAACCCGATCTGGACATTTCTGGATGATGTGGCTGCGGCCATGTCTGTCACAGACTACGCCGTTATTCCGCTTAAATTCATCATGGTTGGTTTTGTGGTGGGGCTGGGCGGCTGCCTGACAGGCCTGACTGCCACCAATGAAGATTCACTGCGCACCTTGCTGCCACGCGGCTTTTCCCGCGGGATGCTGATTGTGATGATGGTGAGCGTTCTGTTCAGTCTGGATCTGTAA
- a CDS encoding ABC transporter ATP-binding protein: MEAYSAGPLLELNKAVPSFEDSGLPPVSFSMKLMPGECMIVEARDPSRATMFADLCSGMVELESGQVSFMGLDWANLQDRELNALRGRIGRITRRASWAEFMPTHLGIILQQLHHTTRSLDDLVAEAVRRSESFGLPGVPTVSPSLLSDTDLTRVSCVRAFMGQPHLLLLEDPLEGGSPELYNSFLSSVTEARDRGAGVIWLVRSNAVWQSYRQGITSTWRLADDGLVAVRMA, from the coding sequence ATGGAGGCATATTCAGCAGGCCCACTTCTAGAACTGAACAAGGCGGTGCCCTCATTTGAGGATAGCGGACTGCCACCAGTGTCCTTCAGCATGAAATTGATGCCCGGCGAATGTATGATTGTGGAAGCGCGAGACCCAAGCCGCGCCACCATGTTTGCAGATTTGTGCAGCGGTATGGTGGAACTGGAAAGCGGGCAGGTTAGCTTTATGGGGCTGGATTGGGCAAACCTGCAGGATCGGGAACTTAACGCTCTGCGCGGGCGTATCGGGCGCATTACACGCCGCGCCAGTTGGGCGGAGTTCATGCCCACGCATCTGGGTATTATTTTGCAGCAGTTGCACCATACCACCCGCAGTTTGGATGATCTGGTGGCAGAGGCTGTGCGGCGTTCAGAAAGTTTTGGTCTGCCGGGTGTGCCCACAGTTAGCCCATCCCTGCTTTCAGATACGGATCTTACGCGCGTTTCATGCGTGCGGGCTTTTATGGGGCAGCCGCATTTGCTGCTTTTGGAAGACCCGCTGGAGGGTGGCTCGCCCGAACTGTACAACTCTTTCCTTTCTTCGGTAACAGAAGCGCGGGATAGAGGGGCAGGCGTAATCTGGTTGGTGCGCAGCAATGCCGTTTGGCAAAGTTACCGGCAGGGTATTACCTCCACATGGCGTCTTGCTGATGATGGCCTAGTAGCAGTACGGATGGCATAA
- a CDS encoding MlaD family protein produces MFQLRLRQKVKPLISLRYADEWVGFLVLLSLVIFAGAVIEAGVLRDWLTPPARLRVVLPASGVGGLTVGGDVQLMGAHAGTIRSIKLNPSGNMYALVDLDPQAKPFIRRDSSAIIRKQLIVTGAAYLDLSRGHGEPMDWSYAVVSATPAPNPADQITATLNSIQAEIMPALASARHMMAQLDGTISDMHAGKGTVGQLMTNDQLIKQAEATIVSLNGVIDRLKPIENQISGIMNKTDATVANLKGASHDLKGATPHLPGIAANLDASTADLPALLAQAQTTLYGLEKLTDQLRGMWLLGGQKVVRHNRLSPKQVRP; encoded by the coding sequence ATGTTCCAGCTCCGCTTAAGACAGAAAGTGAAACCTCTTATTTCTCTGCGTTATGCAGATGAATGGGTTGGGTTTCTGGTTCTTCTCAGCCTTGTTATTTTTGCAGGCGCGGTGATTGAAGCCGGCGTGCTGCGAGATTGGCTTACTCCACCTGCGCGCTTGCGCGTGGTGCTGCCAGCTTCTGGCGTGGGCGGCCTTACGGTTGGGGGGGATGTGCAACTTATGGGTGCCCATGCTGGTACCATCCGTTCCATCAAGCTCAATCCATCTGGCAACATGTATGCGCTGGTGGATCTGGACCCGCAGGCCAAGCCGTTTATCCGGCGTGATAGTTCAGCCATTATCCGCAAACAGCTTATTGTAACTGGTGCCGCCTATCTGGATCTCAGCCGTGGGCATGGGGAGCCAATGGATTGGAGCTACGCAGTTGTAAGCGCAACGCCAGCCCCCAACCCGGCAGACCAGATTACCGCTACGCTCAACAGTATTCAGGCTGAAATCATGCCCGCACTGGCAAGTGCTCGGCACATGATGGCGCAGCTTGATGGCACCATTAGCGATATGCACGCAGGCAAAGGCACCGTTGGCCAGTTGATGACGAATGATCAGCTGATCAAACAGGCAGAAGCCACCATTGTCTCGCTCAATGGGGTGATTGACCGCCTGAAACCGATTGAAAATCAGATTTCCGGCATCATGAACAAAACCGATGCCACGGTGGCAAACCTGAAAGGGGCCTCGCATGATCTAAAGGGTGCAACACCGCATCTGCCGGGTATTGCGGCTAATCTGGATGCCAGCACCGCAGATCTGCCAGCATTGCTGGCGCAGGCGCAAACCACCCTTTACGGGCTGGAAAAACTAACAGACCAGTTGCGCGGTATGTGGCTACTGGGGGGGCAAAAAGTGGTACGGCATAACCGTCTGTCACCTAAGCAGGTGCGGCCATGA
- a CDS encoding outer membrane protein assembly factor BamD, with product MRYFSPAVAVLCLPLLLAGCGGATQDKPTAQDDAAWDQAMTAGRDSFELGRYTVAVTQYRKAADLALLRDDTSAITEAGYDLAVAQLAANTPDKALQTAQATRQAAGVRGQTQLYSLDLVEAAAHYRLGHYSSAMSSATQAMQSSDSALAGRAALVLGLAADAQSDSANLQKAATYLGSLKKPLSATQQADQAEIQARMLRQSAPQQAEALAVQAADLRRNDGSYRDMARALALAARIASAQGDQQKARALWERAAQSAAAQSSGLNRMDVQTLAHGSINKGNYVPPEDDAAAWARDAGGVSLRPFEEKDAQ from the coding sequence ATGAGGTATTTTTCTCCCGCTGTGGCTGTTTTATGTCTGCCTTTGCTGTTGGCCGGGTGTGGTGGCGCTACGCAGGATAAACCCACCGCGCAGGATGATGCCGCGTGGGATCAGGCCATGACAGCCGGGCGAGATTCCTTTGAACTGGGGCGTTATACCGTAGCTGTTACGCAGTATCGCAAAGCAGCAGATCTGGCTTTGCTGCGGGATGATACCAGCGCGATAACCGAGGCCGGGTATGATCTGGCCGTGGCACAACTGGCTGCAAACACGCCAGATAAAGCGTTGCAAACAGCACAGGCTACACGGCAGGCCGCTGGCGTGCGTGGGCAAACGCAGCTTTATTCGCTCGATCTGGTAGAGGCCGCTGCACATTACAGGCTGGGCCATTACAGTTCTGCCATGTCATCTGCCACGCAGGCCATGCAGTCATCCGATAGTGCATTGGCAGGCAGAGCTGCTCTGGTGCTGGGGCTTGCTGCAGATGCGCAATCCGATAGCGCCAATCTGCAAAAAGCAGCTACCTATCTTGGCAGCCTTAAAAAGCCGCTTTCTGCCACGCAGCAGGCAGATCAGGCGGAAATTCAGGCGCGTATGCTGCGTCAATCCGCACCACAGCAGGCGGAAGCTTTGGCCGTGCAGGCGGCTGATCTGCGGCGTAATGATGGCTCTTACCGTGATATGGCACGCGCACTGGCTCTTGCTGCGCGCATTGCTTCTGCTCAGGGTGATCAGCAAAAAGCCCGTGCGTTGTGGGAGCGTGCTGCGCAAAGTGCAGCAGCGCAGTCTAGCGGCTTAAACCGGATGGATGTGCAAACACTGGCGCATGGTTCCATCAACAAAGGTAACTACGTGCCGCCTGAAGATGATGCCGCAGCATGGGCGCGGGATGCCGGGGGTGTTTCCCTGCGTCCGTTTGAAGAAAAAGACGCACAGTAA